A window from Acidobacteriota bacterium encodes these proteins:
- a CDS encoding alpha-amylase family protein: protein MNHLTLVRQARKHLKEMDERDQDLFLIRLERYRDDFLAGLKEVYGRHPRYQSFLKRLIATMAGRYLQRPPDLKRLDLKRLVRPDWFQQPEAIGYVCYVDRFAGRLDQIPHHLDYLQELGVTYLHLMPLLKPRRGASDGGYAVQDYTKVKPSLGTMDDLEDLARQLRRRGISLCIDLVLNHVAREHQWAAKARRGVKKYRDFFYLMEGRSQVERWEASLPEVFPDFAPGNFTWEPKLKSWVWTTFNDYQWDVNWSNPEVFLAYADLLLGLANRGVEVLRLDAIAFIWKRLGSDCQNQPEVHWLTQSLRSLARIVAPAVVFKAEAIIAPELLIQYLGKKAHFGKVSDLAYHNSLMVQYWSSLAARDTRVMTEALRRFPQKPPSTAWGTYIRCHDDIGWAVSDADARAAGWDGPSHRKFLAEYYAGDFPTSCATGDYFQVNPRTGDARSSGSTASLNGLEQALEEKDETLTSQAIQRILLGHALILGYSGVPLLYMGDEIGLLNDHDYRRRKGHADDNRWMHRPFMDWEKAGRRHDGESIEGRLFQGTCRLIEARKRLPHLHAAIATEAVDCGNRHVFACLRRHPLGPLLQLYNFTEYNQFVRAEVPRDFDIQSPYDRIALEAVDIRSGYVFLPPYAVFWLTHGQE from the coding sequence ATGAACCACCTCACTCTCGTGCGCCAGGCGCGCAAACACCTCAAGGAGATGGACGAGCGCGACCAGGACCTTTTTTTGATCCGCCTGGAGCGCTACCGGGACGACTTCCTGGCCGGACTGAAGGAAGTCTACGGCCGGCATCCCCGTTACCAGTCCTTCCTTAAGCGCCTCATCGCCACCATGGCCGGGCGCTACCTGCAGCGGCCTCCTGATTTGAAGCGGCTCGACCTGAAACGCCTGGTACGGCCCGACTGGTTCCAGCAGCCCGAGGCCATCGGCTATGTCTGCTACGTGGACCGTTTTGCCGGACGGCTCGACCAGATCCCCCATCATCTCGACTACCTGCAGGAGTTGGGCGTCACCTACCTGCACCTGATGCCTTTGCTCAAGCCTCGCCGCGGGGCCTCCGACGGCGGATACGCCGTGCAGGACTACACCAAGGTCAAGCCCTCCCTGGGGACCATGGACGATCTCGAAGACCTGGCTCGCCAGTTGCGCCGGAGAGGCATCAGTCTGTGCATCGACCTGGTCCTCAACCACGTGGCCCGCGAGCACCAGTGGGCCGCCAAGGCGCGACGGGGTGTCAAAAAGTACCGCGATTTCTTCTACCTGATGGAGGGGCGCAGCCAAGTGGAACGTTGGGAGGCCTCGCTGCCCGAGGTCTTCCCCGACTTCGCCCCCGGCAACTTCACCTGGGAGCCCAAGCTGAAAAGCTGGGTCTGGACCACCTTCAACGACTACCAGTGGGACGTCAACTGGAGCAATCCCGAGGTCTTTCTGGCATACGCCGACCTGCTGCTGGGGCTGGCCAACCGAGGGGTGGAGGTGCTGCGGCTGGACGCCATCGCCTTCATCTGGAAGCGTCTGGGCAGCGATTGCCAGAATCAGCCCGAGGTGCACTGGCTGACCCAGTCGCTGCGCAGCCTGGCGCGCATCGTAGCACCGGCGGTAGTCTTCAAGGCCGAAGCCATCATCGCCCCCGAATTGCTCATCCAGTACCTGGGCAAGAAGGCCCACTTCGGCAAGGTCAGCGACCTGGCCTACCACAATTCGCTGATGGTGCAGTACTGGTCGTCGCTGGCCGCCCGCGACACCCGCGTCATGACCGAGGCCTTGCGGCGCTTTCCCCAAAAGCCGCCCTCAACCGCCTGGGGAACCTACATCCGCTGCCACGACGACATCGGATGGGCCGTCTCCGACGCCGACGCTCGGGCGGCCGGATGGGACGGGCCCTCCCACCGCAAGTTCCTGGCTGAGTACTATGCCGGAGACTTTCCCACTTCCTGCGCCACGGGAGACTACTTTCAAGTCAATCCCAGAACGGGCGACGCCCGCAGCTCGGGCAGCACGGCCTCCCTCAACGGACTGGAACAGGCGCTGGAGGAGAAGGATGAGACGCTGACCAGCCAGGCCATCCAGCGCATTCTGCTGGGACATGCCTTGATCCTGGGCTACTCGGGCGTTCCCCTGCTCTACATGGGCGACGAGATCGGACTGCTCAACGACCACGACTACCGGCGCCGCAAGGGCCATGCTGACGACAACCGCTGGATGCACCGTCCTTTCATGGACTGGGAGAAGGCCGGCCGTCGCCATGACGGGGAGAGCATCGAGGGACGCCTCTTCCAGGGTACCTGCCGCCTCATCGAGGCCCGCAAACGCCTGCCTCATCTGCACGCCGCCATTGCCACCGAAGCCGTCGACTGCGGCAACCGCCACGTTTTCGCCTGCCTGCGCCGCCATCCCCTGGGACCTTTGCTTCAGCTTTACAACTTCACCGAGTACAACCAGTTCGTGCGCGCCGAGGTCCCGCGGGACTTCGACATCCAGTCCCCCTATGACCGCATTGCCCTGGAGGCCGTCGACATCCGCAGCGGATATGTCTTTCTTCCCCCTTACGCCGTTTTTTGGTTGACTCACGGCCAGGAGTGA
- a CDS encoding ABC transporter permease, with protein MTTFNQFIQDFRYAFRSMLRRKGFTLVALLTLALGIGASSAIFSVVNAVFLRPLPYHEPERLVRLQRSIPDYGAVSNHNVSTFDYVRRNSRSFKSIAATSSSSGMNLSLGNRAQYVQVLPITSDYFSTLGVPLIRGREFTSNEESYAGPKGVILTYQAWQRLLGGRDEIVGSTVRLGGEAYPVTGIAPEGFVPLPSTEVFVPLKVDDPEGGGQNYIVVGRLADGTSIEAADQELNRLSEEPVPGMNERQRLGAVGLQRDITAFQRPMLLMLQGAVLVLLLIACANTAGLQLARNSARQRELAIRAALGGARRRLLRQLLTESLILAFIGGLLGLSLARWGADLLVKLGIGRTLERVEIDFTVLAATAAASLLTGLLFGLLPALQASRSDVSVALRQSDTRSGGGQSVWPRRLLVVAEVALCLVLLVGAGLLIRTYVNMKGVDLGFDPDNVLTAEMSLKGSQYSNTARTSAFFQRALDRIRSLPEVEAAAVANNIPVERGLNLPLRIPGSAELEEDQAQSADFRFITPGYLQALRIPLVEGRPLGEEDSAGAPRTALVNESFQRRYFPNGGVVGQQVFIHPFTPDIDTSPWRIVGVVGDVRTRGLTSGSQPTMLVNFDQLDAGTFSIVNRFFPAHWIIRTRASGQVAPERVEQIVREIDPLQPFSRFLTMEEVITGSLSDTRYRGLLLTAFAAIALAMAISGIYGLISYTVHQRTREIGIRMALGATSQRVLGSIVRQGLVLAAAGAVIGIAAGLVLTRFMQQQIYGVTSQDPLTFGLVTALLLSVAALASLIPALRLLRRDPISSLREE; from the coding sequence ATGACGACCTTCAACCAGTTCATCCAGGATTTCCGCTACGCCTTCCGCTCCATGCTTCGGCGCAAGGGGTTTACGCTGGTAGCTCTGCTGACGTTGGCGCTTGGAATCGGCGCCAGCAGCGCCATCTTCAGCGTCGTCAACGCCGTTTTTCTGCGTCCGCTGCCCTATCACGAACCCGAGCGGCTGGTTCGTCTTCAAAGGTCCATCCCGGACTACGGCGCAGTCTCCAACCACAACGTTTCGACCTTCGATTACGTGCGCCGAAACTCGCGCTCTTTCAAGAGCATCGCCGCCACCAGCAGTTCCTCGGGCATGAACCTGTCCCTGGGCAACCGGGCCCAATATGTGCAGGTGCTGCCGATCACTTCAGACTACTTCAGCACGCTGGGCGTCCCCTTGATCCGAGGCCGCGAGTTCACCTCTAATGAAGAGAGCTACGCGGGACCCAAGGGAGTCATCCTGACCTACCAGGCCTGGCAACGGCTGCTGGGGGGCCGGGATGAGATCGTAGGTTCGACCGTGCGCCTGGGAGGCGAGGCCTATCCGGTAACGGGTATCGCCCCCGAGGGCTTTGTCCCCCTTCCCTCGACCGAGGTCTTCGTGCCGCTCAAGGTCGACGATCCCGAAGGAGGCGGGCAGAATTACATCGTAGTGGGCCGTCTGGCCGACGGCACCAGCATCGAGGCTGCCGACCAGGAGTTGAACCGTCTCAGTGAAGAGCCGGTGCCGGGAATGAATGAACGCCAAAGGCTGGGGGCGGTCGGCTTGCAGAGAGACATCACCGCCTTCCAGCGTCCCATGCTGCTGATGCTGCAGGGGGCGGTGCTGGTGCTTCTCCTCATCGCCTGCGCCAACACTGCCGGACTGCAATTGGCGCGCAACTCGGCGCGCCAGCGCGAACTGGCCATCCGAGCCGCCTTGGGCGGGGCGCGCCGCCGTCTCTTGCGGCAACTCCTGACCGAGAGCTTGATCTTGGCCTTCATCGGGGGACTGCTGGGGCTGAGCCTGGCCCGCTGGGGAGCCGACCTGCTGGTCAAGCTGGGCATCGGCCGCACGCTGGAGCGGGTGGAAATCGACTTCACCGTCCTGGCGGCGACGGCCGCCGCCTCCTTGCTCACCGGGCTGCTCTTCGGATTGCTCCCCGCCCTGCAGGCCTCACGCAGCGATGTCTCGGTGGCCTTGCGTCAATCCGACACCCGCTCGGGCGGCGGACAGAGCGTGTGGCCCCGCCGGCTGCTGGTGGTGGCTGAAGTGGCCCTTTGCCTGGTGCTGCTGGTTGGAGCGGGATTGCTCATCCGCACCTATGTCAACATGAAGGGCGTCGACCTGGGATTCGATCCTGACAACGTGCTCACCGCCGAGATGTCGCTGAAGGGCTCTCAGTACTCCAACACGGCACGCACCAGTGCCTTTTTCCAGCGGGCTTTGGACCGCATCCGCAGCCTGCCCGAGGTCGAAGCGGCGGCCGTGGCCAACAACATTCCGGTGGAACGGGGACTCAATCTGCCCCTGCGCATCCCCGGCAGCGCTGAACTGGAAGAGGACCAGGCTCAGAGCGCCGACTTCAGGTTCATCACTCCGGGTTACCTGCAGGCTCTGCGGATACCGTTGGTCGAGGGGCGTCCGCTGGGCGAAGAAGACAGCGCCGGGGCGCCGCGAACGGCGCTCGTCAACGAATCCTTCCAGCGCCGCTATTTTCCCAATGGAGGCGTGGTCGGCCAGCAGGTCTTCATCCATCCTTTCACGCCTGACATCGATACCAGTCCCTGGCGAATCGTGGGGGTTGTGGGCGACGTGCGCACGCGCGGGCTGACCAGCGGCTCGCAGCCCACCATGCTGGTCAATTTCGACCAACTCGACGCGGGGACCTTCAGCATCGTCAACCGCTTCTTTCCCGCTCACTGGATCATCCGCACCCGGGCCAGCGGGCAAGTGGCGCCCGAGCGCGTGGAGCAGATCGTGCGCGAGATCGACCCTTTGCAGCCTTTCTCGCGCTTTCTCACCATGGAGGAAGTCATCACCGGCTCGCTCAGCGACACCCGCTACCGCGGACTGCTGCTCACCGCCTTTGCCGCCATCGCCCTGGCCATGGCCATCTCGGGCATCTACGGACTCATCTCCTACACCGTCCACCAGCGGACGCGCGAAATCGGCATCCGTATGGCGCTGGGGGCCACCTCCCAGCGAGTCCTCGGCTCCATCGTCCGACAAGGACTGGTCTTAGCCGCCGCGGGGGCCGTGATAGGAATCGCCGCCGGACTGGTCCTGACCCGCTTCATGCAGCAACAGATCTACGGCGTCACCAGCCAGGACCCGCTGACCTTCGGCCTGGTCACCGCCCTGCTCCTGTCGGTGGCCGCCCTGGCCAGCCTGATCCCAGCCCTCCGCCTCCTCCGCCGCGACCCCATCTCGAGCCTGCGGGAGGAGTGA
- a CDS encoding aminotransferase class V-fold PLP-dependent enzyme — protein sequence MRLDAEAVERLREDTPGTRQRLHFDNAGAALMPRPVIEAIHAHIDLEARTGGYQAADLRSQQVEEARSQVASLIGARARNIAFTENATAAFAQALSSVEFHPGDLILTSADDYVSNQMQYLSLARRLGLEVDRARSLPGGGLDLEDFELRLRRRRPRLVAMHHVPTNSGVVQPVEEVGRLCRDLDVLFLLDACQSVGQLPLDVGRIHCGFLSATSRKYLRGPRGVGFLYASDQVLDDGYQPLFIDLHGGRWVEENVYRPVDDAKRFENWEFAFALLLATGEAAAYAQRVGIEAIAQRNAHLSELLREELTHLAGVRVMDMQAPRLSSTVMAEIPAARPEPLQEALFQEGINVSVSYREYARVEFRAESDWALRISPHYYNTGEEVGRFTATLRHLLNG from the coding sequence ATGAGGTTGGACGCCGAAGCCGTCGAGCGGCTGCGAGAAGACACACCGGGCACGCGCCAGCGCCTGCATTTCGACAACGCCGGCGCGGCACTGATGCCGCGTCCCGTCATCGAAGCCATCCACGCCCACATCGACTTGGAGGCCAGGACCGGCGGCTACCAGGCCGCCGACTTGCGCTCGCAACAGGTCGAGGAGGCGCGCAGCCAGGTGGCTTCGCTGATAGGAGCCCGAGCCCGCAACATCGCCTTTACCGAGAACGCCACGGCGGCCTTCGCCCAGGCCCTCTCCTCCGTGGAATTCCATCCCGGAGACCTGATCCTGACCAGCGCCGACGACTACGTCTCCAACCAGATGCAGTATCTTTCGCTGGCTCGCCGCCTGGGCTTGGAGGTAGACCGGGCCCGCTCCCTTCCCGGCGGCGGACTCGACCTGGAAGACTTCGAGCTTCGCCTGCGCCGCCGCCGTCCCCGGCTGGTGGCCATGCATCACGTCCCCACCAACTCGGGCGTGGTGCAGCCGGTCGAAGAGGTGGGACGGCTGTGCCGCGATCTGGACGTGCTCTTCCTGCTCGACGCCTGTCAATCGGTAGGACAACTGCCGCTGGACGTCGGGCGCATTCACTGCGGCTTCCTCAGCGCCACCTCGCGCAAGTACCTGCGGGGGCCGCGCGGCGTCGGCTTTCTTTACGCCTCGGACCAGGTGCTGGATGACGGATACCAGCCCCTTTTCATCGACCTTCATGGAGGCCGTTGGGTGGAGGAAAACGTCTACCGCCCCGTCGACGACGCCAAGCGCTTCGAGAACTGGGAATTCGCCTTCGCCCTGCTGCTGGCCACCGGGGAAGCCGCAGCCTATGCCCAGCGCGTAGGAATCGAGGCCATCGCCCAACGCAACGCCCATCTCTCAGAGCTGCTCCGCGAAGAGCTGACCCACCTGGCAGGAGTCCGGGTCATGGACATGCAGGCGCCGCGCCTCTCCTCCACCGTGATGGCCGAGATCCCCGCCGCCCGGCCCGAGCCCCTGCAGGAAGCCCTCTTCCAAGAGGGGATCAACGTTTCCGTCAGCTACCGCGAATACGCCCGGGTCGAATTCCGCGCCGAGTCCGACTGGGCCCTGCGCATCTCCCCCCATTACTACAACACGGGAGAAGAAGTCGGCCGCTTCACAGCCACCCTGCGCCACCTGCTCAATGGCTGA